In a single window of the Nodularia spumigena CCY9414 genome:
- a CDS encoding J domain-containing protein: protein MSDRLDINHAYEILGLTPGASQGQVKQAYRQLVKIWHPDRFFDPREKQEAEEKIKEINVAYNNLKSQQLNTESAPSATPTNTSTNQVNISVQRWDAQSFYNCGVENANEGKYEEAIADFTKAIRLNPHYVEAYKYRGFVCSQLGFEYRAASDLNKAAYLEQGGSNEAQYSRWSRSYKPVFRRKSLLSRWCQKIKRLLRLNRR from the coding sequence TATAAATCATGCTTATGAAATTTTAGGACTGACACCCGGTGCATCACAAGGACAGGTGAAGCAAGCTTACCGTCAGTTGGTGAAGATTTGGCATCCTGATCGCTTTTTTGACCCACGGGAAAAACAGGAAGCGGAGGAAAAAATCAAAGAAATCAATGTCGCTTACAACAATCTTAAGTCTCAACAGCTAAATACTGAAAGTGCGCCCTCTGCTACGCCGACAAATACGTCAACCAATCAGGTAAACATATCTGTCCAGCGCTGGGATGCACAAAGTTTTTATAACTGCGGCGTGGAGAATGCTAATGAAGGAAAATATGAGGAGGCGATCGCCGATTTTACCAAAGCCATTCGTCTTAATCCTCACTACGTTGAAGCATACAAATATCGAGGCTTCGTTTGTTCTCAACTGGGGTTTGAATATCGAGCCGCTTCAGATTTAAATAAAGCCGCATACTTAGAACAGGGTGGGAGCAATGAAGCCCAGTATTCCAGGTGGTCAAGGTCATATAAGCCTGTATTCCGGAGGAAATCTCTGTTATCGAGATGGTGTCAGAAAATCAAAAGACTGCTGAGGCTAAATAGGCGTTGA
- a CDS encoding DUF4360 domain-containing protein, whose product MNIQNLQKTSLKLLPAFLATATLITSFITPAFAQNRVEIVGGEYGGNGCPAGTASVTVSPDGQELSILFDKFIAEGNNVRERRKSCNLTIPIKVPQGFQISFYDADYRGYVSTQTTGQLRAEYFFAGQRGPVFSRTFTGETDYNVRDQLATMADVWSACGDSLNMRVNAAMRASGKGIATVDSFDLAHRGLVYHIKYRRCQ is encoded by the coding sequence ATGAATATTCAAAACTTGCAGAAAACATCTCTGAAATTGTTACCAGCTTTCCTCGCTACTGCTACCCTGATAACGAGTTTTATCACTCCTGCATTTGCTCAAAACCGAGTTGAAATTGTTGGTGGAGAGTATGGTGGTAACGGTTGTCCTGCTGGTACTGCTAGCGTCACAGTTAGCCCCGATGGTCAAGAATTAAGTATTCTGTTTGACAAATTTATCGCTGAAGGGAACAACGTCAGGGAACGTCGTAAAAGCTGTAATTTGACTATTCCAATTAAAGTACCCCAAGGTTTTCAAATTTCTTTCTATGATGCTGATTATCGGGGCTATGTGAGTACTCAGACAACTGGACAACTCAGAGCAGAATACTTTTTTGCTGGTCAGCGTGGCCCAGTGTTTTCCCGGACTTTCACAGGTGAAACTGATTACAATGTGCGAGATCAATTAGCAACTATGGCTGATGTCTGGTCAGCTTGTGGGGATAGTCTGAATATGCGGGTGAATGCGGCCATGCGCGCCAGTGGTAAAGGTATAGCCACTGTTGATTCCTTTGATTTGGCGCACCGTGGTTTGGTTTATCACATTAAATATCGCAGATGTCAGTAA